The Herbaspirillum sp. RTI4 genome has a segment encoding these proteins:
- the gatA gene encoding Asp-tRNA(Asn)/Glu-tRNA(Gln) amidotransferase subunit GatA gives MHTKTIKQLSALLHDKKISASELASLFLDRIARSDLNAFLHVDPELTLRQAEIADRRLAHNDATVLTGIPIAHKDIFVTRDWRTTAGSKMLENYVSPFDATVVERFNAAGTVTLGKLNCDEFAMGSGNENSYFGAVKNPWDKTAVPGGSSGGSAAAIAARLTPAATGTDTGGSIRQPAALCGVTGIKPTYSRVSRYGMIAFASSLDQGGPIAKTAEDCGLLLNVMNGFDARDATSLPRAEEDFNRSLNTSLQGLRIGVPREFFSAGLAADVEQAVRDALREFEKLGATLVDISLPKTELSIPVYYVIAPAEASSNLSRFDGVRYGHRAAEYKDLAEMYSKTRAEGFGEEVKRRILVGAYVLSHGYYDAYYLQAQKIRRLIAQEFQQALHGENRLCDVIMGPVAPSVAWDLGDKTDDPVANYLADIYTLSTSLAGLPGMSVPCGFGQGEKNSRRPVGLQIIGDYFDEARLLNVAHQYQQVTDWHLRAPV, from the coding sequence ATGCATACCAAAACCATCAAGCAGCTGTCAGCCCTGCTGCACGACAAAAAAATTTCCGCCAGCGAACTGGCCTCACTTTTTCTCGACCGTATCGCCCGCAGCGATCTGAACGCCTTCCTGCACGTCGATCCCGAACTGACCCTGCGCCAGGCCGAAATCGCCGACCGTCGGCTGGCGCACAATGACGCCACCGTCCTGACCGGCATCCCGATCGCCCACAAGGATATTTTCGTCACCCGCGACTGGCGCACTACCGCCGGTTCGAAGATGCTGGAAAACTATGTCAGCCCGTTCGACGCCACTGTCGTCGAGCGCTTCAACGCGGCCGGCACCGTCACGCTGGGCAAACTCAACTGCGATGAATTCGCAATGGGTTCGGGCAATGAAAATTCTTATTTCGGCGCGGTTAAAAACCCCTGGGACAAAACCGCCGTCCCCGGCGGCTCTTCGGGTGGTTCGGCCGCCGCTATCGCCGCACGGCTGACCCCGGCAGCTACCGGCACCGACACCGGCGGCTCGATCCGCCAACCGGCGGCACTGTGCGGCGTGACCGGTATCAAGCCGACCTACAGCCGCGTATCGCGCTACGGCATGATCGCCTTTGCCTCATCGCTCGATCAGGGCGGCCCCATCGCCAAGACGGCCGAAGACTGCGGCCTGCTGCTCAATGTCATGAACGGTTTCGACGCCCGCGACGCCACCAGCCTGCCGCGCGCGGAAGAGGATTTCAACCGCTCGCTCAACACCAGCCTGCAAGGTTTGCGGATAGGCGTGCCGCGTGAATTTTTCAGCGCCGGATTAGCCGCCGACGTCGAACAAGCCGTCCGCGACGCTTTGCGCGAATTTGAAAAACTGGGCGCGACGCTGGTCGATATTTCCCTGCCAAAAACCGAGCTGTCGATTCCGGTCTATTACGTCATTGCCCCGGCCGAAGCCTCGTCCAACCTGAGCCGTTTCGACGGCGTGCGCTACGGCCATCGCGCCGCCGAGTACAAAGATCTGGCCGAGATGTACAGCAAAACCCGGGCGGAAGGTTTCGGCGAGGAAGTCAAACGACGCATCCTGGTCGGTGCCTACGTGCTGTCGCATGGTTATTACGATGCCTACTACTTGCAGGCGCAAAAAATCCGCCGCCTGATCGCCCAGGAATTCCAGCAGGCGCTACATGGCGAAAACCGCCTGTGCGACGTCATCATGGGCCCGGTCGCGCCTAGCGTGGCGTGGGATCTGGGCGACAAGACCGATGACCCGGTTGCCAATTATCTGGCCGACATTTACACCCTCTCCACCAGCCTCGCAGGCTTACCCGGCATGTCGGTTCCCTGCGGCTTCGGACAGGGCGAAAAAAATTCCCGGCGTCCGGTCGGCTTGCAAATCATCGGCGACTACTTCGACGAAGCCCGCTTGCTCAATGTGGCCCATCAATATCAACAAGTCACCGACTGGCACTTACGCGCCCCGGTTTGA
- the gatC gene encoding Asp-tRNA(Asn)/Glu-tRNA(Gln) amidotransferase subunit GatC gives MTLTLSDVKRIAHLSRLELTEVQADATLTKLNGIFALVEQLKAVDTRGVEPLSHPIAALTPNLALRLREDEVSETNRRADYQQPAPATRDGLYLVPQVLD, from the coding sequence ATGACCCTCACGCTTTCCGACGTAAAACGCATTGCCCATTTGTCCCGATTAGAGCTGACAGAAGTGCAGGCCGATGCAACCCTGACCAAACTCAACGGCATCTTCGCCCTGGTCGAACAACTCAAAGCGGTCGACACCCGCGGCGTTGAACCGCTCAGTCACCCGATCGCCGCGCTGACGCCCAACCTGGCGCTCCGACTGCGCGAGGACGAAGTCAGCGAGACAAACCGCCGGGCAGATTACCAACAGCCGGCCCCCGCCACCCGCGACGGTCTGTATCTGGTCCCGCAAGTACTCGACTGA
- a CDS encoding rod shape-determining protein produces the protein MFGFLRSYFSNDLAIDLGTANTLIYVRGQGIVLDEPSVVAIRQQGGPSGKKTIQAVGKEAKAMLGKVPGNIEAIRPMKDGVIADFTVTEQMLKQFIRMVHDSKLFRPSPRIIICVPCGSTQVERRAIRESALGAGASQVYLIEEPMAAAIGSGLPVSDATGSMVVDIGGGTTEVGIISLGGMVYKGSVRVGGDKFDEAIVNYIRRNYGMLIGEQTAEAIKKQIGSAFPGSEVREMEVKGRNLSEGIPRSFTISSNEILEALTDPLNNIVSAVKNALEQTPPELGADIAEKGMMLTGGGALLRDLDRLLMEETGLPVIVAEDPLTCVVRGSGMALDRMDKLGSIFSSE, from the coding sequence ATGTTTGGATTTTTACGTAGTTATTTCTCGAATGACCTCGCCATTGACCTGGGAACTGCCAATACGCTGATTTATGTGCGCGGACAGGGCATTGTGCTGGACGAACCTTCCGTTGTGGCAATTCGCCAGCAGGGCGGCCCCAGTGGCAAAAAAACCATCCAGGCGGTGGGCAAAGAAGCCAAGGCGATGCTGGGCAAAGTGCCAGGCAATATCGAGGCGATCCGCCCAATGAAGGACGGCGTGATTGCCGACTTCACCGTGACCGAGCAAATGCTCAAGCAGTTCATCCGCATGGTGCATGATTCCAAACTGTTTCGCCCATCGCCCCGCATCATCATTTGCGTGCCGTGCGGTTCGACTCAGGTTGAGCGTCGCGCCATTCGCGAATCGGCGCTGGGTGCCGGCGCATCGCAGGTTTATCTGATTGAAGAGCCAATGGCGGCGGCGATCGGTTCCGGTCTGCCGGTGTCGGATGCAACCGGTTCGATGGTCGTGGATATCGGCGGCGGCACGACCGAAGTCGGCATCATCTCGCTGGGCGGCATGGTGTACAAAGGCTCGGTGCGCGTTGGCGGCGATAAATTCGACGAAGCCATCGTCAACTACATCCGTCGCAATTACGGCATGTTGATCGGCGAACAGACTGCTGAAGCAATCAAGAAGCAAATCGGTTCCGCGTTTCCTGGTTCCGAAGTGCGGGAAATGGAAGTCAAGGGCCGTAATCTGTCCGAAGGCATCCCGCGCTCATTTACGATTTCCAGCAACGAAATTCTGGAAGCGCTGACTGACCCGCTCAACAACATCGTTTCTGCTGTTAAAAACGCTCTGGAACAGACTCCGCCGGAACTGGGCGCTGACATTGCCGAAAAGGGCATGATGCTGACCGGCGGCGGCGCATTGCTGCGCGATCTGGATCGTCTGTTGATGGAAGAAACCGGTCTGCCCGTGATTGTGGCGGAAGATCCATTGACTTGCGTCGTGCGCGGTTCCGGCATGGCGCTGGATCGGATGGACAAGCTGGGCTCGATTTTTTCTAGCGAATAA
- the mreC gene encoding rod shape-determining protein MreC has product MDIPPLFKQGASARVRAGFFALIAVAMLIVDSRMHSLIAIRQAVGSALYPFQTLALMPRDAAQEMAGYFSSLSSLQQENQNLRRQQITNAQALQQWRLLSAENGQLRNLLNMQKRLTVRSLVGEILYDARDPFSRKIILNRGSRDGVETGQPVIDDIGVVGQVTRIFPFSAEVTLLTDKDQAIPVQVLRNGLRSIAYGRGQAGSLDLRFMAANADVRNGDLLVTSGIDGLYPAGLAVATVSQVEVKSSDAFARILCTPAAGIDRHRQLLILLAPQNLLPRAGADDVAEANVKAFPRRLREAVPAIAPLPTAAATSVTPATGTATAAIPGTANAPVPALPKPSPTPTPTPTTTTTAAPVSAAPAAPAAVTPAPSGAAPR; this is encoded by the coding sequence ATGGATATTCCACCACTTTTTAAGCAAGGCGCTTCGGCACGCGTACGCGCGGGATTTTTTGCGCTGATTGCCGTTGCCATGCTGATCGTTGACTCCCGCATGCACAGCCTGATCGCCATTCGTCAGGCAGTCGGTAGCGCCCTCTATCCATTCCAGACCCTGGCCTTGATGCCGCGCGATGCGGCACAGGAAATGGCTGGCTATTTTTCTTCGCTGTCTTCGCTGCAGCAGGAAAATCAAAACCTGCGCCGTCAACAAATCACCAATGCTCAGGCCTTGCAGCAATGGCGGCTGCTGTCGGCTGAGAATGGACAATTGCGCAATTTGCTCAATATGCAGAAGCGCTTGACGGTTCGTTCATTGGTCGGAGAAATCCTCTACGATGCCCGCGATCCATTTTCTCGCAAGATCATCCTTAACCGCGGCTCCCGCGACGGAGTCGAAACCGGACAGCCGGTGATCGACGATATCGGGGTAGTGGGCCAAGTCACCAGAATTTTCCCCTTTAGTGCCGAAGTGACGCTTCTGACCGACAAAGATCAGGCAATACCGGTGCAGGTGCTGCGCAACGGCTTGCGCAGCATTGCTTACGGGCGCGGTCAGGCCGGGTCGCTCGATCTGCGTTTCATGGCGGCCAACGCCGATGTTCGTAACGGCGATTTACTGGTGACTTCCGGTATTGACGGTTTGTACCCTGCCGGGCTGGCAGTCGCCACGGTCAGTCAGGTGGAGGTCAAATCCAGTGATGCCTTCGCGCGCATTCTGTGTACGCCGGCGGCGGGCATTGACCGGCACCGGCAATTGCTGATTTTGCTGGCGCCACAGAATTTGTTGCCGCGCGCCGGGGCGGACGATGTGGCAGAGGCTAACGTCAAGGCTTTCCCGCGCCGGTTGCGCGAGGCGGTCCCGGCGATTGCACCGTTGCCAACGGCTGCGGCTACTTCAGTCACTCCCGCCACGGGGACTGCAACGGCCGCCATTCCGGGTACTGCGAATGCGCCGGTACCTGCGTTGCCAAAACCGAGTCCAACGCCAACGCCAACGCCAACGACTACGACTACAGCGGCACCGGTGTCAGCCGCTCCTGCTGCTCCTGCCGCTGTCACGCCTGCTCCTAGCGGAGCGGCTCCACGATGA
- the mreD gene encoding rod shape-determining protein MreD: MNNPHFILLPVSPWFIGFSLLMAFLLNLLPWGGIGVGVPDFVALVLVFWSIHQPRKIGIFAAFLMGVLMDVHQGTLLGESALAYTVLSYFSIMIHRRILWFPTATQALHILPLLVVAQLMQMTVHLAVSGKFPHWYYFLGSLVSAVLWPLLSWLLLAPQRRSVNHDDNRPI, from the coding sequence ATGAACAATCCCCATTTTATTTTATTGCCTGTCAGCCCTTGGTTTATCGGCTTCAGTCTGCTGATGGCATTCCTGCTCAATTTGCTGCCTTGGGGCGGTATTGGGGTAGGTGTGCCGGATTTTGTTGCGCTGGTGCTGGTGTTCTGGAGCATTCATCAGCCGCGCAAAATCGGTATCTTCGCGGCTTTTCTGATGGGGGTTCTGATGGATGTCCATCAGGGAACTTTGCTCGGCGAAAGTGCCTTGGCCTATACCGTCCTCTCGTATTTCTCGATCATGATTCACCGCCGCATACTGTGGTTTCCTACCGCGACGCAGGCACTGCACATCCTGCCTTTGCTGGTGGTGGCGCAATTGATGCAAATGACGGTACATCTGGCGGTCAGCGGTAAATTTCCGCACTGGTATTACTTCCTTGGCAGTCTGGTCAGTGCAGTCTTGTGGCCGCTGCTGAGCTGGCTGTTGCTGGCGCCGCAACGGCGCTCGGTCAATCACGACGACAATCGTCCGATCTAG
- the mrdA gene encoding penicillin-binding protein 2 — MTEFRNTEQELRLFRVRLLAAAFLILICFSLLLARFVWLQVVRHNVYALQAEENRISVVPIVPNRGLILDRNGVVLARNYSAYTLEVTPSKIKVSLDDLVEQLSALVDISPKDRRRFRKLLDESKNFESLPIRTRLSDEEVARFTVQRYRFPGVDIKARLFRQYPFGKTAAHVIGYIGRISRSDADALEDSDDEANYNGTDYIGKDGLEKSYEAQLHGTTGYEEVEISASGRAVRTLSRTGATPGRNLILSIDIELQKVVEEAFGDRKGALVAIDPATGDILAYVSQPSYDPNVFVDGIDQQSWDELNNSPDRPLVNRPLIGTYAPGSTYKPFMALAALELGKRKPQDAIRDPGFFWLGNHKFRDDKEGGHGLVDMYRSIVVSCDTYYYMLSNDLGVDAIHDFMAPFGFGQLTGIDLEHEKRGILPSTAWKRASYRKPEQQKWYAGETISLGIGQGYNAFTPIQMAHAVATLANNGIVMKPHLVKILEDGVTHQRTVTVPKESGRIPLKQENIDVIKHAMEGVNLEGTGARAFVGAGYTSAGKSGTAQVVAIKKNEKYDAKRLATHLLDNALFTAFAPLDKPRIAVAVVVENGGFGAQAAAPLARKALDYYLLGKRPVNKDIAPALDAPAAAESESAPAESFPPTRD, encoded by the coding sequence ATGACTGAATTCAGAAATACCGAGCAAGAACTGCGCTTGTTCCGTGTGCGACTGTTGGCGGCGGCATTCCTGATCCTGATCTGCTTTTCGCTGCTGCTGGCCCGGTTTGTCTGGTTGCAGGTAGTGCGTCATAACGTCTACGCTTTGCAGGCCGAGGAAAACCGCATCTCCGTGGTGCCTATCGTCCCTAACCGGGGACTGATTCTGGATCGCAACGGCGTCGTTCTGGCGCGCAATTACTCGGCGTACACCCTGGAAGTCACCCCCTCCAAGATCAAGGTCAGTCTGGACGATCTGGTCGAACAGCTCAGTGCGCTGGTCGATATCTCGCCCAAGGACAGACGTCGTTTCCGCAAACTGCTGGACGAGTCGAAGAATTTTGAAAGCCTGCCCATCCGCACCCGCCTGAGCGATGAGGAGGTGGCGCGCTTCACTGTACAGCGCTACCGTTTTCCTGGCGTAGATATCAAGGCGCGCCTGTTCCGCCAGTATCCGTTCGGCAAGACTGCCGCCCATGTCATCGGCTATATCGGTCGCATCAGCAGGTCAGATGCCGATGCGCTGGAAGACAGTGATGACGAAGCCAACTACAACGGCACCGACTACATCGGCAAGGACGGCCTGGAAAAAAGCTATGAAGCGCAGTTGCATGGCACGACGGGTTACGAGGAAGTCGAAATTTCAGCCAGCGGCCGCGCTGTGCGTACCCTCTCTCGCACCGGTGCCACGCCAGGACGCAATCTGATTCTGTCCATCGATATCGAATTGCAAAAAGTGGTGGAAGAAGCCTTTGGCGATCGTAAAGGTGCGCTGGTGGCAATCGATCCGGCGACCGGCGATATTCTGGCCTACGTATCGCAACCCTCGTACGACCCGAACGTCTTCGTCGATGGCATCGATCAGCAAAGCTGGGATGAACTCAATAATTCGCCCGATCGCCCCCTGGTCAACCGGCCCTTGATCGGCACCTATGCACCCGGCTCCACCTACAAACCTTTCATGGCCCTGGCGGCGCTGGAGCTGGGCAAACGCAAGCCACAGGACGCCATTCGCGATCCCGGTTTCTTCTGGCTCGGCAATCATAAGTTCCGCGACGATAAAGAGGGCGGTCACGGGCTGGTCGACATGTACCGCTCCATCGTGGTCTCTTGCGACACGTATTACTACATGCTGTCGAACGACCTCGGCGTCGACGCCATTCACGATTTCATGGCGCCGTTCGGTTTTGGTCAATTGACCGGCATTGATCTGGAACATGAAAAGCGCGGCATTTTGCCTTCGACCGCATGGAAACGCGCGTCCTATCGCAAGCCGGAACAGCAAAAATGGTATGCCGGCGAAACCATTTCTCTGGGTATCGGCCAGGGCTACAACGCATTCACGCCGATTCAGATGGCGCATGCAGTAGCGACACTGGCCAATAACGGCATAGTGATGAAGCCGCATCTGGTGAAAATTCTGGAAGATGGCGTTACGCACCAGCGCACGGTGACGGTGCCGAAGGAAAGTGGCCGCATTCCGCTCAAGCAGGAAAACATCGATGTGATCAAGCATGCGATGGAAGGGGTCAACCTGGAAGGTACCGGTGCGAGGGCATTCGTCGGCGCCGGCTATACTTCCGCAGGCAAGAGCGGCACGGCACAGGTGGTAGCGATCAAGAAAAATGAAAAATACGACGCCAAACGACTGGCGACGCATTTACTTGATAACGCGCTGTTTACCGCCTTTGCACCGCTCGACAAGCCACGCATTGCGGTGGCGGTGGTGGTGGAAAATGGCGGCTTTGGCGCGCAAGCAGCCGCGCCGCTGGCGCGCAAGGCGCTGGATTATTACTTACTGGGAAAACGGCCGGTCAACAAGGATATCGCCCCCGCGCTTGATGCTCCAGCGGCCGCAGAGAGCGAGTCTGCGCCGGCAGAATCGTTTCCTCCGACGCGGGACTGA
- the rodA gene encoding rod shape-determining protein RodA → MNLHKPSLWQLIQPRLAVFDGALSLFLFLLLSVGIITLYSAGMNFPGRVEDQLRNILVAFIVMWIAANISPQTLLRFAVPIYSVGVALLIGVAAFGLIRKGARRWINIGMVVQPSEIMKIAMPLMLAWYFQKREGMLRWHAFIIAALLLAVPVGLIVRQPDLGTAVLVLAAGFYVIFFAGLSWKVLFGLVVAGAASLPVLWSLMHDYQRQRVMMLIDPTSDPLGKGFHIIQSTIAIGSGGIAGKGWLKGTQTHLEFIPERTTDFIFSVYSEEFGLIGNIVLLVLYTLLVGRGLMITANAPTLFTRLLAGAITMIFFTYAFVNMGMVSGILPVVGVPLPFMSYGGTALVTLGMGAGILMSIQRHRKLVQS, encoded by the coding sequence ATGAACCTGCATAAACCTTCACTCTGGCAATTGATTCAGCCGCGACTGGCCGTGTTCGATGGCGCCTTGTCGCTATTTCTTTTTCTGTTGTTGTCGGTCGGCATCATTACCCTGTACTCGGCCGGCATGAATTTTCCCGGGCGGGTCGAAGACCAGTTGCGCAATATCCTGGTGGCTTTCATTGTCATGTGGATCGCCGCGAATATTTCGCCGCAGACCTTGTTGCGTTTCGCGGTACCGATTTATTCGGTCGGGGTAGCCTTGCTGATCGGCGTGGCCGCTTTTGGCTTGATCCGCAAGGGCGCGCGCCGCTGGATCAATATCGGCATGGTGGTGCAGCCGTCCGAAATCATGAAAATTGCCATGCCGCTGATGCTGGCATGGTATTTCCAGAAACGCGAAGGCATGCTGCGCTGGCATGCGTTTATTATCGCCGCCCTGCTGCTGGCGGTACCGGTCGGTCTGATCGTGCGTCAGCCCGATCTTGGCACGGCGGTGCTGGTGCTGGCCGCCGGTTTCTACGTCATATTTTTCGCGGGACTGTCCTGGAAAGTGCTGTTCGGACTGGTCGTCGCCGGTGCCGCCAGTCTGCCTGTGCTATGGTCCCTGATGCATGACTACCAGCGGCAGCGGGTCATGATGCTGATTGACCCGACGTCGGATCCCTTGGGAAAAGGTTTCCATATCATTCAGTCGACCATTGCCATCGGTTCCGGCGGGATCGCCGGCAAGGGCTGGCTCAAGGGTACCCAGACTCACCTGGAATTCATTCCCGAGCGCACCACCGACTTCATTTTTTCGGTCTATTCGGAAGAGTTCGGTCTGATCGGTAACATTGTGCTGCTGGTGCTGTACACCCTGTTGGTCGGACGTGGACTGATGATTACCGCCAATGCGCCGACCCTGTTTACGCGGCTGCTGGCGGGAGCCATCACGATGATCTTTTTCACCTACGCCTTCGTCAACATGGGCATGGTCAGCGGCATTTTGCCGGTAGTGGGCGTGCCCTTGCCGTTCATGAGTTACGGCGGCACCGCACTGGTGACACTGGGCATGGGCGCCGGGATATTGATGAGCATTCAACGCCATCGCAAATTGGTGCAAAGTTAG
- a CDS encoding septal ring lytic transglycosylase RlpA family protein, translating into MRNPMRNPFCNAAYLLRPLAALLVLALAACSSAPNRPAPPDATGKAGKSPSASTGRTNPALPAAGSGRGGYYLDDGPGDKTPEGLMDTPDAEPRIEPYSKSSGRPYVVFGKTYTPLMDEKPFKQRGIGSWYGKKFHGQKTSSGEPYDMYKMTAAHPTLPIPSYAKVTNLKTGAQIIVRVNDRGPFHSSRIIDLSYTAALKLGYLSNGSSELEVERLLPDDITQILADKKAGRPVLMQASAAEQGATMEAVSTSRIETQGLMDAPADKAAPALVAGGSQSMQAAAVPGFYLQFGAFSQENNAEAAKGRLELGLSGIVDHMQTMTVNGVYRLYAGPYASRGAAQEAAQQIRQRGVVTPFIVER; encoded by the coding sequence ATGCGCAATCCGATGCGCAATCCGTTTTGCAATGCGGCCTACCTGCTGCGCCCTCTTGCCGCACTGCTCGTGCTGGCGCTGGCCGCCTGCAGCAGCGCACCGAACCGACCCGCTCCCCCCGATGCCACCGGCAAAGCCGGCAAGTCCCCTTCGGCCAGTACCGGGCGAACCAATCCGGCATTGCCTGCGGCCGGTTCTGGCCGGGGGGGGTACTACCTTGACGATGGCCCGGGTGACAAGACGCCTGAAGGCTTGATGGATACTCCCGACGCCGAACCCCGCATCGAACCCTACTCCAAGAGTTCCGGGCGGCCCTACGTCGTGTTCGGCAAAACCTATACCCCGCTCATGGATGAGAAGCCCTTCAAGCAGCGCGGCATCGGTAGCTGGTACGGGAAAAAATTCCACGGACAGAAAACGTCCTCCGGCGAGCCTTACGATATGTACAAGATGACGGCCGCGCATCCCACTTTGCCGATTCCTTCCTACGCCAAAGTCACCAATCTGAAGACCGGCGCCCAGATCATCGTGCGGGTGAACGACCGCGGGCCATTCCATTCCAGCCGCATTATCGATTTGTCGTACACCGCTGCTTTGAAGCTCGGTTACTTGTCTAACGGCAGCAGCGAACTGGAAGTCGAGCGCCTGTTGCCGGACGACATTACCCAAATACTGGCGGATAAAAAGGCCGGTAGGCCAGTGCTGATGCAAGCCAGCGCAGCGGAACAGGGGGCGACGATGGAAGCCGTCAGCACCTCCCGGATTGAGACGCAGGGACTGATGGACGCCCCTGCCGACAAGGCTGCGCCAGCGCTGGTGGCGGGAGGGTCTCAGAGCATGCAGGCAGCCGCTGTCCCAGGTTTTTACTTGCAGTTCGGTGCGTTTTCGCAGGAAAACAATGCAGAAGCAGCGAAAGGGCGTTTGGAGCTGGGCCTGAGCGGGATCGTCGATCACATGCAAACGATGACCGTCAATGGGGTGTATCGGCTCTATGCCGGTCCTTACGCCAGTCGTGGTGCTGCGCAGGAGGCTGCGCAGCAGATACGCCAGCGTGGCGTGGTAACGCCGTTTATTGTTGAACGGTAA
- a CDS encoding DMT family transporter, whose protein sequence is MHPYVYLGIAIVSEVIATSALRAADGFTRLVPSLLVVVGYAIAFLFLSLTLKTIPVGVAYAIWSGMGIVLISLVAYFIYGQTLDAPALIGMGLIVAGVLVLNLFSHSTTH, encoded by the coding sequence ATGCATCCTTATGTCTATCTTGGCATCGCCATCGTTTCGGAAGTGATTGCCACCTCAGCGCTGCGTGCGGCCGACGGATTTACCCGACTGGTGCCATCGCTGTTGGTGGTAGTTGGCTATGCGATCGCCTTCCTGTTTTTGTCGCTGACGCTGAAAACCATACCGGTGGGGGTTGCTTACGCTATCTGGTCAGGGATGGGGATCGTACTGATTTCACTGGTGGCGTATTTTATCTACGGACAAACGCTGGATGCACCGGCGCTGATTGGCATGGGCCTGATTGTGGCCGGCGTGCTGGTACTGAATCTGTTTTCCCACTCGACGACGCATTAA
- the rsmI gene encoding 16S rRNA (cytidine(1402)-2'-O)-methyltransferase codes for MSQTSPPLLTAMPVMHEVAQQTYPVSALYVLATPIGNVCDITLRGLHMLSLADAIACEDTRNTAHLLNRYGVSKPLLAAHEHNEREVAEKIVARLQAGERIVLVSDAGTPAISDPGARIVDAVLHAGLRVIPLPGASAGIAALSASGLLNDQFHFIGFLSPKAGARDKQLERLATDTATLVLYEAPHRIVDTIDALLKVFGPLRQIVFARELTKLFETIHRCPLSEAPGWLSADANHQRGEFVLLIEGAPQQADNDDVEALRVLRILLAELPVKQAATLAAQLTGQKKNALYQQALALRDADDAAAEQG; via the coding sequence TCGGCATTATATGTGCTGGCCACTCCCATCGGAAATGTTTGCGATATCACCCTGCGCGGCCTGCACATGCTGAGTCTGGCCGATGCCATCGCCTGCGAAGACACGCGCAACACCGCGCATTTGCTCAACCGCTATGGGGTATCGAAACCGCTGCTGGCGGCGCATGAACACAATGAACGCGAAGTTGCCGAGAAAATCGTCGCCCGCCTGCAAGCGGGGGAGCGTATCGTTTTAGTCTCCGATGCCGGCACGCCGGCCATTTCCGACCCCGGTGCGCGCATTGTCGATGCGGTGCTGCACGCCGGACTGCGCGTGATTCCCTTGCCCGGCGCTTCGGCGGGCATTGCGGCTTTATCGGCCTCCGGCTTGCTGAACGATCAATTCCATTTCATCGGCTTCCTGTCACCCAAGGCCGGCGCGCGCGACAAGCAACTGGAGCGCCTTGCCACCGATACGGCCACCCTGGTGCTGTACGAAGCGCCGCATCGTATCGTCGACACAATCGATGCGCTATTGAAGGTCTTTGGTCCGCTGCGTCAGATCGTGTTTGCCCGCGAACTGACCAAGCTGTTTGAAACGATTCACCGCTGCCCCCTGAGCGAAGCGCCCGGCTGGTTATCGGCTGATGCGAATCATCAGCGCGGAGAATTCGTCTTGTTGATAGAGGGAGCGCCGCAGCAGGCGGACAACGATGACGTTGAGGCCTTGCGCGTATTGCGTATTCTGCTGGCCGAATTGCCGGTCAAGCAGGCCGCCACGCTCGCCGCACAATTGACCGGACAGAAAAAAAATGCGCTCTACCAGCAAGCGCTGGCCTTGCGTGACGCGGACGACGCTGCCGCAGAGCAGGGCTAA